A section of the Pseudophryne corroboree isolate aPseCor3 chromosome 11, aPseCor3.hap2, whole genome shotgun sequence genome encodes:
- the C11H11orf24 gene encoding uncharacterized protein C11orf24 homolog, whose product MWKGLILFWSVSLSLSDARIGPWIENENSLQNIAGINNEKQCRQECRATLSSGDLHCSKSALLYNWCVIIHCNKLCHTTEARRITDQRLGVNYLKKRRKRSPKQHVNKDGKLKTKRTTSEINPSPPTTITTETTIPTTSRPELTTTKIKATTNTISTNKEQKTVKSMVLETTTTIEQVTTPIPTTSLKPLITTTTTSTTPAPTTTSTKPVITTKTTSTTPAPTTTSTKPLIPTKSTSTTPPTTTSTKPLIPTKSTSTTPPTTTSTKPLIPTKSTSKSTELIATAIKHVASTTGNSELPIPKFAMSTEPKTTTLTMTTEQTAARASTELAIATPTTSSTKSAISTTTTVMPSPNPTTETIQTKISAIMSSTNPTTVTDLSVKDTTLGSTSSGQENIPITTTLKQDITTVITTVKPSEPLKTTVAPTTPVLKHTTISPTTTILMIPSVTNVQSTQTTSTAKLGTISLTENIIPTTSKLSKPDSTAWTSPSVSLTSVQDANQKDGDDDDGKNGFISVEEEVTKHVQNTSFLLAVLLLGNLFFIAIIVLFALQAYESYKKKDYTQVDYLINGMYADSEI is encoded by the exons GTGATCTTCACTGTAGCAAGTCAGCATTACTCTACAACTGGTGCGTCATAATACATTGTAACAAATTATGCCATACAACTGAAGCCAGACGCATCACAGACCAACGTTTAG GTGTGAATTATCTTAAGAAGAGAAGAAAACGAAGTCCTAAACAACATGTAAATAAAGATGGAAAATTAAAGACAAAAAGGACAACATCAGAAATCAACCCCTCTCCACCCACCACAATTACAACAGAAACTACAATACCAACAACATCCAGGCCAGAACTTACAACTACAAAAATTAAAGCTACTACTAATACCATATCCACCAATAAAGAACAAAAAACCGTAAAATCTATGGTACTTGAAACAACCACCACCATAGAACAAGTAACAACACCTATCCCCACAACAAGCTTAAAGCCATTAATTACAACAACAACTACATCAACAACTCCTGCTCCCACAACAACAAGCACAAAGCCAGTCATTACAACAAAAACTACATCAACAACTCCTGCTCCCACAACAACAAGCACAAAGCCATTAATTCCAACAAAAAGTACATCAACAACTCCTCCCACAACGACAAGCACAAAGCCATTAATTCCAACAAAAAGTACATCAACAACTCCTCCCACAACGACAAGCACAAAGCCATTAATTCCAACAAAAAGTACATCAAAAAGCACAGAATTAATAGCTACAGCAATAAAACATGTTGCCTCAACAACCGGTAACTCTGAATTGCCAATACCAAAATTCGCCATGAGCACAGAGCCAAAGACTACCACTTTAACCATGACCACAGAACAAACTGCAGCAAGAGCCAGCACTGAGCTAGCCATTGCTACTCCAACCACCTCTTCCACCAAGTCAGCCATATCTACAACAACCACAGTAATGCCTTCGCCAAACCCTACTACAGAGACTATACAAACTAAAATCAGTGCCATAATGTCAAGTACAAATCCAACAACTGTCACAGACCTCAGTGTTAAGGACACAACATTGGGGAGTACCAGCTCTGGACAAGAAAACATTCCAATAACCACAACTTTAAAGCAAGACATTACAACAGTGATCACCACAGTGAAGCCAAGCGAACCATTAAAAACTACTGTGGCACCAACTACACCAGTGCTGAAACATACTACCATCAGTCCAACAACAACAATTTTGATGATACCATCTGTGACAAACGTCCAAAGCACTCAAACTACCTCCACAGCAAAGCTAGGTACTATATCATTAACAGAAAACATTATCCCTACCACAAGCAAGCTGTCCAAACCAGACTCTACTGCATGGACTTCTCCTAGTGTATCTTTAACTTCAGTTCAAGATGCAAACcaaaaagatggtgatgatgatgatggtaaaAATGGTTTTATTAGTGTTGAAGAAGAGGTAACAAAACATGTGCAGAACACTAGTTTCTTGTTAGCAGTGCTATTGTTGGGTAACTTGTTCTTTATAGCTATTATAGTCCTATTTGCTCTCCAAGCCTATGAGAGCTACAAGAAGAAGGACTATACTCAAGTAGATTATTTAATAAATGGGATGTATGCTGATTCTGAGATATGA